The following proteins are encoded in a genomic region of bacterium:
- the grpE gene encoding nucleotide exchange factor GrpE translates to MWSKIKRFFFTGSIKDKLSELSNDINYKIGNSKHEIIEEVGEIKKALRKQGLFVEMFKEEILERLSEKEFTERKEDIERFIDLSDAFFHLQATLTDNLPLQQTWLEVMAIVRQKIDSLLETVGLSIVCQTEVEFNPSLHNAVERLSQDTSPLLVERVIQPGYFYKQKLIRPAKVVVR, encoded by the coding sequence ATGTGGTCTAAGATAAAACGATTCTTTTTTACAGGAAGTATTAAAGATAAGTTATCCGAGTTATCGAATGACATAAATTATAAGATTGGAAACTCTAAACACGAGATAATAGAAGAAGTAGGGGAGATAAAGAAAGCTCTTCGTAAACAGGGGCTTTTTGTAGAGATGTTCAAAGAAGAGATTCTTGAACGGCTATCAGAAAAGGAATTTACCGAAAGAAAAGAGGATATCGAAAGGTTTATTGATTTATCCGATGCCTTTTTCCATCTACAGGCAACTCTAACAGACAATCTTCCTTTGCAACAAACCTGGCTTGAAGTTATGGCTATTGTTCGGCAAAAGATAGACTCTTTGCTTGAAACGGTTGGGCTGTCAATTGTATGTCAGACAGAGGTAGAATTTAACCCTTCCCTTCATAACGCTGTAGAGAGACTCTCTCAAGATACTTCTCCTCTGCTGGTAGAAAGGGTTATTCAACCGGGCTATTTCTATAAACAGAAACTGATCCGACCAGCAAAGGTTGTGGTTAGATAA